A region of Natribaculum luteum DNA encodes the following proteins:
- a CDS encoding threonine synthase: METTDAFAGLECTDCGGTFDADEATHRCPECGGILDPTYDYDVISLDRETLSSRPFDSMWRYEELLPFRRESAVTMDEGATPLVECPALADELGVERVVIKDEGRNPTGTFKDRGQSVAVTAASQHDATDVALASAGNAGQAAAAYAGRADLESHVFLPARSSHTTKAMVNVHGGDMTVVGGRIGEAVEAYEDALAEHDDWYPLQTFVTPYRHEGKKTMLYELIEQLEWETPDAVVYPTGGGVGLVGMHKGATEWRELGLIDELPAMYAAQASGCAPIVEAFEAGRDVHEPVEYPDTICGGLEIPDPGASPQVLEALRESDGGAVATDDDDVLEAAIAVAKGEGLEMAPSAAAAASGAWELAERGEFDGDETVVILNTGTGNKQADVLRSHLMGKGI, from the coding sequence ACGAGGCGACTCATCGGTGCCCCGAGTGTGGGGGCATCCTCGACCCGACGTACGACTACGACGTCATCTCGCTCGACAGGGAGACGCTTTCGTCGCGACCGTTCGACTCGATGTGGCGCTACGAGGAACTGCTGCCGTTTCGCCGGGAGTCGGCCGTGACGATGGACGAGGGCGCGACGCCGCTGGTCGAGTGTCCCGCCCTCGCCGACGAACTTGGCGTCGAACGCGTCGTGATCAAAGACGAAGGGCGAAATCCGACCGGCACGTTCAAAGACCGCGGGCAGTCGGTCGCCGTGACCGCGGCCAGCCAGCACGACGCGACCGACGTCGCCCTCGCCTCGGCGGGCAACGCCGGACAGGCCGCGGCGGCCTACGCGGGCCGGGCCGACCTCGAGTCGCACGTCTTCCTCCCCGCCCGCTCGAGTCACACCACCAAGGCGATGGTGAACGTCCACGGCGGCGACATGACCGTCGTCGGCGGGCGGATCGGCGAGGCCGTCGAGGCCTACGAGGACGCCCTCGCCGAACACGACGACTGGTACCCTCTCCAGACGTTCGTCACGCCCTACCGCCACGAGGGCAAGAAGACGATGCTGTACGAGTTGATCGAGCAACTCGAGTGGGAGACGCCCGACGCGGTCGTCTACCCGACGGGCGGTGGCGTCGGCCTCGTCGGCATGCACAAGGGCGCCACGGAGTGGCGCGAGTTGGGACTGATCGACGAGTTGCCCGCGATGTACGCCGCGCAGGCGTCCGGCTGTGCCCCGATCGTCGAGGCGTTCGAGGCGGGTCGTGACGTCCACGAACCCGTCGAGTACCCCGACACGATCTGTGGCGGCCTCGAGATCCCCGACCCGGGTGCGAGTCCGCAGGTCCTCGAGGCGCTTCGCGAGAGCGACGGCGGCGCGGTCGCGACCGACGACGACGACGTCCTGGAGGCGGCGATCGCCGTCGCGAAAGGCGAGGGCCTCGAGATGGCACCGTCCGCGGCGGCGGCGGCCAGCGGCGCGTGGGAACTCGCCGAGCGCGGCGAGTTCGACGGCGACGAGACGGTGGTCATCCTCAACACCGGGACGGGGAACAAACAGGCAGACGTGTTGCGGAGTCACCTGATGGGCAAAGGGATCTGA